A window of Rhipicephalus microplus isolate Deutch F79 chromosome X, USDA_Rmic, whole genome shotgun sequence genomic DNA:
tattttcctCGCTCCATTTTCGAGACATGTGCAGAATGCAGACCTGCAGGATTGACTTCTTCGCAAAGGCAGCTTCGGCCCTGAAGTGGGCGGGGTTAGGGACTCATACCGTTATATAAAAAGGCCCCATGGTGAGTGCACAAGCCGTGTCACTGCCTGCAGAGCCATTGCAAGCCCAACCATGAGGTCCCTGGTAAGACTCCAGCGTCTCCGCACCCACTTCGTTCACTACCAGCGCATCGTGTGGAATACGTGCACTCAGAAGACCGCTGAGCTCCACGTTGCCTCCGCCCTGGATACTGTCGTCGAACGGCGAAAATGCATTCAGTTCGCCGGTCGACTTTCTTGTTCATTTAGTGGTGGTTTGCGCCAATTTCCTTTCCTGGCACTTCGCCTCCCGTGTTTGCTATACTTTGTCTCGACCTAACAGGGATTGCTTCCTTAACTGATGACCTAGAGTTAAGAGAGCTCCCTTGGTCAATTACGCCGCGCTACTCTATAAACGGCTTGCTTTTTTTGACACTGCTGCGTAAAACTACAGTAACTTACGTTACAACTAACATTTGGCCATCTGCCTAAGTTATAACAACATCCTTGAGCCTATAAAGTTATATTCAGGAAGTAGCCTTGCAACATAAAACTTCGACTTGATTTGTAGGTACGTAGTGAACATTTATTGGCGCCATTGTATAGAAGCTTTGGCATAATCATTCATCTTCTCGATTACTTTCTTTTCTtagtttttacttttttcttttcttttccgagTTTTCTTGAATACTTTTCTTGTCTTAGCTTTTCTTTTGTAAGTGCCGTTTGCCAGTGGTCATTCAACTTTGTGACTGCTTTTCATGTTTTCCTAAAAGTAGATATTGAAGTGTTTTCTGAATCGGAGCCGCGAGTTGGAGTTGCTAAAGTTGCATAAGTAGGAGATGCTGAAACCTCTCAGTGACTGCAATATACTTACTTTCAGAAAACAAACGCTACCCATAGGGCGATGCAGTTCAGTTTTATGGAAAATAGGAAGATCCGACTACTTATCGATAGTACAAATAATAACCAAGAAGAGACTATTGATGAATAAATGAGTAAGGGTGCAATAACGCAAAAATCAACTACAGTCCCAGCTACGTCCTTACGAGATCTCTCAAAATTATTCATCGGGATTTTAATGTAGGGAGCGCCATATACGTtatcaataaataaacaaattagATTAGTCATTGATATTCTGGGGTCTAACTCTACTATATCAATGTACCACCTCCGCGTTGTCAGTCTTCTCATTAATTTCAGTAACTACGCAAAAGCGTTGATTGTCAGTGCCGAGAAGCGTGTGGGCTTTAATATGAGCAACGAATTTAAATGAATGCTTTGAAGGCTTCAACAACTTCTATAACAGGCAGTGCTGCACACAACCACCTCAAACGCAGTTAAGGTTTATAAGAAATGACCACAAACATGGAAATTCTACCAGCCGCACAGAACGCTGCTTGATGAACTTCAGTGCATGTGCGCTATTATCCTTTACGTCCTTTGTAAAATAACATTGCGGCTATCTGTGATTTCTGCCTATAGTATCAATGAAAAAATTGTAACTCGAAAATATTCACTCAGTAGCACTGAAAGTTAGTTGCTTGAGTACCCGCCATAGCTCTCACTTCTGCTTCAACGCCACTTGCAGATTGCAGTCGTCTTCTTCGCTTTCGTTGCCACCGCCTTCGCTGGATACTTTGGAGGCTACGGTGGTTACGGCGGATATGGCGGATATGGTGGCTACGGTGGATACGGTGGCTACGGCGGCTACGGAGGGTATGGTGGCTACGGTGGATATGGCGGATATGGTGGCTATGGCGGTTACGGCGGATATGGCTACGGCTACCCAGTCGGACGGGCTttcgcctatcacacgcacatcAAACACGGATATGGCGGTTATGGTGGATATGGACTCGGTGGCTTTGGTTACGGACACGGATACTACGGCTGAAGACAAGTTGGGCTGACATGAAGCCTTTCTCACTCTGGGCCAAAAGATTTCTGTTGAAGAATGCTCCTGCGCCAAAAATAAAATCTCAGCCAACATACATCTTGATTTTGTCTCATTTAGGGGATGTAAAAAGAGTGTTGTTGGTGCAAtaagggaaaaaaacagcgcgaaaaacgagaGACCAGAGAAAGAAGTACACATACAGAGCGCTGACTTAGAACAAAAACGTTATTCTTCAAACCACGCATATACACCTATGCAATTCACCGTGTCCTACCAACACGGAAGCGGAACAGTCACGTCTTTTTAAAGAAATCGCCGGTGAACAATAGAACCTGAAAGGCAAGTACATTATCATATACGTTTCAGAAGCACAACATCATTGCGAGGCATGTTGCAGAGTAATTGTAGTCACTTCGCATTTTTAACCTTCTGCCCATGCATAGTCTTGCTGTTCACCTCAGTCGTTGTGTGGCTGCCGCAGTAGTTGAGAATCGAACCAATCTTCGAGCTAAGCAGCGCGACACCATAACAAACCTAATAAAAGCATGCACGCTGGAGCGCAGGAACCGCTGTGGAATTTACAGAAAAATGacggttagtttttttttcattgttttaccaCAAACATGATCAATGCTGCTTTTACCATTTATTTTAGGCATGAAACAAGCAAAAAGTGAGCGCTGGCAGCGCCACGGCGTTCGAAGCGGCACATGTGATGTATACGCACGCCACAGTTAGATTCGAAGAGTCCGTGTGATGACGTTAGTGACCACCACGACATTGTGGCAAATGAACTCCCTGAGAACCACGTGCTACTGTCAAGCACAAGCGCATAATTGAAGTGAGTTCGCGCAAGTGCTTTTACTCAAACAGTCAGGCAACAGCTAGCTGTCAGCGTTTTAGCAAGAATGGCGGGATCCATTTAACCTATCTCTCTATCGTTTGCTCAAGATCGAGGTGTTAGGAGGGTGACATATTCGAACGCTCCTGCTGTCTCTGCAATGGGGCAGCCGCTATGGAGCCACTATAGCTCTTTGCGACAATGCATGGGCTCGGGTTTTCTCAAGCGGTGAGCCTCGAAGAGGAACACGCACTAAAAAATTACAGCAGCACTCTGAGAAAAAGTAATGAAAAAATTATCATTTTATATTGTAGTTAACTAAGTGCACAGTGTGCGTATGTAGTGTAATACGCGCATATGTAGCTTCACACTGTTGATACTGCGGCTTGCGATAATGAGGGCAAAGAATAATGTGTGACCTAATGGTCGAAAGCTTTAAACCAAATACTTGGTACGAAACCTACTCATGCTGAAGGCAGGTGAAGGGATTTCATCATACATTCGATACTAAGTCTGTTAATGTGATGTGTAGCATGACAATTCACCTCTGAAGAGCATTTCTGCCTAAAAGTGGACAGAAACGGTGAACGACTTTTTCTTCTTCACTTCAATCCAGCAGTCCATGGCTGTTTATATGCTTcccaaaaaagaaataaacaaaaagaaagtaaaaaagaaagagaccaAACCCCAACGTCATATAGAATGTTTGTGATTTTCACTAATATTTGGGGCTTTCAGGATGCGAATGAGGAAACGAGAAGGTTTCCTTATAAGTATCCAAAATTATAATTTTTAGACATCAGTCACAAGCAGTGGATAAGATAATTCAATGGTGTTATTCTTCGAAGATTCGAAacacttccggtaatactttctGCTGCTCCCTGTGGACCAAGTCTCTTCCATTGGCAGAGTGAGAGTGCTCCCTGTATATtccattggcagatctggagcatCTCCATTGCAAAATCTATtccacggagcaactttttctactGTGTAAAAATCGGCAGATTCGACCGGAAGTCGTAAGTGCCCCTTGCCTTGAAACCTTTTTAAACGATGCTAACTTTGGACTCGCCAACAAACGGCAGTCGTGTTAGTAGCGCATTGACGTCAGAGTTCACATCTTGCTAGCCTAGCGTCGCTACGCCCAGCGTGTCCACTcaagcaagaagagagacgcgcaCATCGCGTTGCATTCTGACCCTGCCAATTGCTCCAGAGGGAGCGCGTGTGTTCCATTGGTAGATTCTCTTCTGTTTCTCTCCGCCAGAGTGCagtgctccggcgcagagttcATGGGTCATTCAAAATCCGCCAATAGCTGACGCCATAAAATAGGATGACTTAGTGTTTGAGCACTATTCGTCTCAAgtaacaaattatttttattgccATGAAGACAGGCCCTTAGAGCAATATAGTGGACCGCCATGGTAGATCAGCGGCTATGGTATTCTGTTGCTGATTCGAAGTTCACGGGCTCAATCAGAGCAACAGTGGTGGCATTTTAGAGGAAGTGACATGCTTGAAggccgtgtgctgtgcgatgtaggcacacgtttaagaacaccggatggtcgtacttttcagagccctccactttggcgtCTTCCATAATGATAtcgaggttttgggacgtaatacgCAAAATTACTATTGTTATATTATTTGTGCGCAGTGCTTGGTATTGGTTATGTGTGGGCTGTAGAGCTTGCGttgctaattgattgattgatatgtggggtttaacatcccaaaaccaccatatgattatgagagaccacGTAGTggtaggctccggaaatttcgactacctggggttctttgacgtgcacccaagtctgagcacatgggcctacaacgtttgcgcttccatcggaaatgcagctgccgcagccgggattcgatgccgcgacctgctggtcagcagccgagtaccttagccactagaccaccacggcggggcagcttgCGTTGCGTAGGAACAGATGCATTGAATGTGGAATGAATGAATGTGGAATGAATGTGGAATGTGGACATGCTTGAAggccgtgtgctgtgcgatgtagGCACACGATtaagaacatcagatggtcgtacttttcagagccctccactttggcgtctttcataatgatatcgAGGTTTCGGGACTTAATACCCGAAAACATTATTGTTATAGTATTTGGGCTCAGTGCTCGGTATTGGTTATGTGTGAGCTGTAGAGCTTGcgttgctgattgattgatatgtgggattgatatgtgaggtttaacatcccaaaaccaccatatgattatgagagacgccgtagtggagggctccggaaatatagaccacctggggttcttttacgtgcacccaaatctgagtacacgggcctacaacatttctgcctcgatcggaaatgcagctgccacagccgggattcgatgccgtgacctgcgggtcagcagccgagtaccttagccactagaccaccgcggcggggcagcttgcGTTGCGTATGAACAGATGCATTGAATGTGGAATCTGAGTGCACTACGTATTGAAATTAGACAAGACATCCAGATAATGCTTATGCACCACGTGAGATATATGCAGAACTCCATGGGTTACACTGTACTTTTCGTCAAATTGCTGAGAAACATTGAATAATACTAACACAGAAAGGCAAACTTGTCATATACAATATGAATAGGCTCTCTAAGAAAGTGCTGAAAATTGGGCTCTTAAAAATTTGGAATACTGCTATATTTAAAACTCTCAATTTACTTTTCTTTTACCCACACAATATGTCAAATGCATAGGCTGATTATTTTGCTTGTAATGATCCACATATTCTAGTCTTTATAGTACTTTTGCAAATTAAATCATTTGAGCGAGTGGTCTAATCATGGCAGCACCAATGGTCGACAGCGTTCATGACACTGATgaggaatggaatggaatgaaaaaactttatttcggtcctgcaggacgcgcttagcgcgtagccggcgtctcccacgtcgggaccgacagggagtacctggcggccgcttcgtgggcatcctggacggcccatcgctggtaggcgagaagtgagctcctgagggacctctcccacttgcttgaggtagagtcgggaggagttgttctacactcccagagcatgtgttcgagtgtcgctgtgtgtccacatgatgggcatgtgtcactggggtatgcatcgggataataaacgtgaagcgtggcaaggtttgggtacgtgtgtgtctgtaatgggcgtagggttaatgcctgctgtcggttaagtttcggatgggggggtggaaaaatgtggcgttccaagtaaaagtgctttgtaatttcattgtacgtaattggtgcatcccgattggtatccaacccagcaagatgaggttgccctgtggcagtgcggtcggtaagtgcgcgcacTGCATTGATGAGGAACTAAAAAAACAATTCAAAATGAAATGAAGCGGCATGCATGAAGAaaaagtttttgtttttattgttttttttttcagtcgtgcttttgaaaaaaatatttatgaGCTGAATAATTGCCAATCCAAACCTGTCGGTGTCAAGGAAGAGCTGAAATGGTTTTGAGCTTGACACAAcagaagttttattttttttgtgtgtgagtcTTACATGTCTCATGCGACTGGAGCCTTGAGTGAAAAGCTGGCACCAGCGATGTGACGAAAATGTAGGAAAATATAAGCAGTGACCGTGCTATATAGCGACGCGTTCACTTTGTCTTCGAGGTGCTCGCTTCACTACTACAAATTCCGGCAGATCCCGCAGATTGAGGGAGTCCATTTCATGCTAAACAGTGAGCCAGAAGCTGTCTATGCAGCATTTTGTTTTCACAGCCAAGCGTAATGAGATGGCGTGACGTCTTCGTGTGCTTTGTGTGTAGCCATGCGCGTGTCGTGGACTAAGCAGGGCACATCGACTACACTGGCACATAAAGGGTAGTTTAGGTCTGATATAATGTCGGTACTCACGCTAGTGCACAGGCAGGAGCATTTATGAAACAGAATGCGAACCGCAGAACGATGACGTGCATGTCATAAGTGGCAGTCTGCGCACTTCTGCGGGATCGAGCAACTCTCTACTATAAATTGCTGAGTCGTAGAGGCACATATGTAATGCCCATTGCATTATATGAAAGCTGATAGGCAATAGTGTAACCTCAAAATGACATTCCCCCGACATGGAGCCCGTACAAAGCCATTTTGTAAAGCAGCTTCAAGAACTGGTGTCGCTGTGTGGTAGAAGGCTTTCGTACCTCGTACAAAAGCGATTAGGATGAGCTCGACTTCACTTCGAACCATATTGTTCATTCTTTGCGTCCATAGCGATGTATTGTTCATCTACAATTCCGACTACGCCAGCACCAGATTTTGTATGATACGGTTCTATGACGCTATGGTGTCAAGGTTACCTAAATTGTTCAGAGGCCATTCTGAACGTCCTGGAGTAGGCCTAGCCAGGTAGCGCTGGGTTAACTCGCATGTATTGTGGACCTAATAAAGCTGTTTCAATCCCTCACTCACCATTATTTGGTATCCTAAATCCTGAATTGCTTGCGGCACGTACCCTCATTCTATGGGCCGTCGTATACGGCTAGGCATCGCACGCGACTTTGGGAAAGAGTTGCATGGCATAGATGGCAGGCATGCGGGGTTACTGCTTTTAGTCGAACTTATAACGCGAGCTTTTTTTCCGGATTTTTTCGAGTTACATTTCGACCCTTGTTTTATATTCGAATACCGAAatttccccttttttttccctGGAAGCACtagaaagcccccccccccccccgtgttaaAATCGAGTAACTACGGCATTCTTATAATGTTCTGTTCATCGCACTCTCAATACAACTAGTTCTGATTGATTTatatatgtggtttaacgtcccaaaaccaccataagattatgagagacgcaatacAACCAGTGCTACTCTGTTAATATTGGTATGCAGCAAGTTAACGAGAAGACCGCAAGAGCTTCCAGACATGGGCGGCTGCATAGAAGTACACACTAGAGGGGCAAGCCAAATTATATTTAGTAGGGGGGTACAAAGTCTGCCCCCTACTTTTACTCAGTCGTACGTTTAACGCCATTGCGTAAAAAGCACCGATGAAAGCTAGGCAAGGTTTTCTCATCTTGCATTGCAAGAGCTATGTACTTCCAAGAATTTCATTGCTCAGCAATAAGCCACGGACCAAAGGTAGAGCATTGTGAGTGGCACATCATTTCTGCATTTGCTGCATTTTAAAGCATGTTGTCTTTTGAACACGACAACGTGAGGAGAAAAGggctgaggttttttttttaaacagcgaaAGCCGCCATCTCTTTACTGTCGCCGAGGTTTAAACAATACTACAGGGTGATTATATTAGCAGCAGCAAGTATACAACCCCTCTGAAACATTCCGTATACCATTCAGATTATTCCACAAGTTCCTGTAAGGTTCCAAGCGAAATTTACAGAAACAATATGGGGAACATGTGAACTCTATATAGATTACGTAACAAAAAATATGGAATACTTGGAAAGGCATACAGGAAGTCTAAGAAAAAATACCTAAAAGCAAACATTTTGtaggcaaagaaagaaagcgagaagTTTGGTTCGTCGCTAGGTTTAGGAAAAAAAAGCCTCAACGGGCAGGGGCGGCTCAAAACATTATGTTTTTTGAAAACCCACAATAGGAGCTTACAGTAGCTGTATAAAACAATGAGTATGAATATCATTAGCAGGAGAGAAAGCAACGCGTGGACTTCAAAAGCTTTCGATCACAAAATTTGTTATCTTCAAGGCAAAATTTCGCCTGTTACACTACTTGGTTTTTGCTGTCCTAATGCGTGGTAAAGAGTCATGCTCATTGCTAAAAAATTTAAGAACACAAAGAAGTTGCGGTATACCCACGCACTGTGGCATCGAATGTCGTGCAAAGCCGTCAGCGAATAGCAAACTACGCCAGACTTCTCACTTTCAATCAATCGTTACGAGGCAGATGGATATGTTTGTGGAAGTTTAGTAGTTACACGCATAATAAATATTTCGTATTGTACATACCAATAACTAACACCCCGAGCTGCAGCGAAAGGCTAGTTGTAGGCCTGATAAAAGAAAATAGAATAGAAACTGCAGCCTAGAAGGGATCCATAGAAGCAGTTATGACATTTGCGATGAATGAAAATTGTGAATGTTGGTTTATAAAATCAATAGTAGAGAAATAAAAGAACCAACAACTAACATTCATACGAGTCCAGAAGAAGAAGGTAGAGGCTACGATCACATACGTTCAAAAAGTACAGTGGCATGTGAAAGTAACCACGGACCATCAAATATCtctgaaaccctaaagaacaggCCAGATATGTCTATTTAACTACCAAATGGGCACAGAGCGTGCAAATGAGCAAAATGAGAGAAATACGGGTTTTTTGTTGCATAGTACTGAAGCTCTTCTCGTGCGACACTAATTGCACATGCAGAATGAAAAGCGAACAATATATAATTCGCATGGAACTATCAAAGCCTAGAAAATATACTGTAAACTTTAACGAAGGAAACATTTTTTCAATGTGCCAGGGAAGTTCACGGAGGTAATGATTACCGCTGGGAGCCTGTTGCACTTCTTAAGTCCTGTGAACTGAAGCATGCGTTTTCACTGTAGCTGCCGCGGGAGTTTGTGTTTATATTGCTCGACTACTGACCCTAAGTTCATCGGATCGAGTATCAGGCGTGGTGGCCGCATTTCAATGGGGGTTGAAATTGTTTAAGTGTGCGTACATAGGCTTACAAGCGCGTACGAAAAAAACACCAGACAGCCAAAATTAATGGAACCTTCttctacggcgtccctcataattaaCGCGGACTTTTAGGACATAATACTCCTAAACTAAATTATAACTGCACGTATACTCGCGGCTTGCAGTGCAAGCCAACCGCACTGACACCaaaaaggtagcctttgttacaatacgTAATCCTGGTACTGTTATGGATATATGTTCTGGATGATCAAATGAATGTATACATCATAATTTGCAGTGCAATTGTGCTTGTAGTGGTTGTTTGCGTATCcaaacagcactttgtgatagcCTGCGTAAACGCTGTTGACCACAATGCTATAAAAAGGCATTGACAACATTGTAATCACTGTTGGCATTGCCCCGATATAAACTTTGTATACGCTAGTTTAGTTAAGTAGTTCGACGCCCGAATGTGGCTGTTCTTGCATTAAATAGGCATCTCTGCTGTCATATGCTCGAGGAATCGCTAACCATACCCTACAGTACTTAGCAACTTATTCAGTGCTATGATTTTGTCCACATTAGGGTTGCTAAATTTCATTTTCATGATTGATTATTGCTTGCTAATCTCTGAAGGAATGAATAATAAAGGACAAAGGAAGTACAATCAATGAAAGTACACGGCATAATGTGCGCCCTCGCACTATTTtgtttatattgtcacggggtcgtgacgtggccaaagttagaaaacttcgtgttgggatttaactgtttatttgggcgaacctgtgcccggtaaagggaaagtctaattacagcagcagtcttgcacagatagcagtctcggactgatagcggcgaacgcagcgtcggccttcgatcaacaactgacaagcggcgaagcgcgtcggcatttatacccttgccgtcgaatgttctagcgttatcactggcggtggcgtaggttccagaacaatctgtaccgttcgcacagtgggcgggatcttatcgaaatgatctactacagtccggaaccttctagaaacctgcaggcgcggtttgcgccgagaatcgtgtggtgtttcgagacgataacaaaaacttgtgaaatggaacgtggcattgcccccctctgaaaaaaggcatcgtcccgatgctttaactaaagatgaaggtacaataataatgcaagaaagtacaatgaataaattacaatacaacaataatacaaaaaaacactgtttcagtttgttaacgtgcatgaaacggcttgaggcgcgcgacatggacgacttcaggtcgcgatcggcgtcgttgagagttcgtgatgccgtcggggacaacctcgtaatcaagtggaccgagacgtcgaaccaccttgtacggtccgaagtaccgtcgcggaagcttttcacttagtccacgtcggcgtatcggcgtccacacccaaacacgttcaccgggctggtattccacgaagcgtcgtcgaaggttgtaacggtggctgtcggtcgtctgttgattcttgatacgaagacgcgcaagttgtcgggcttcttcggcgcgttgaaggtactcactcaaatcgaggttttcttcgtcggtgacgttgggtaacatggcatcgagcgtcgttg
This region includes:
- the LOC142777351 gene encoding uncharacterized protein LOC142777351; its protein translation is MRSLIAVVFFAFVATAFAGYFGGYGGYGGYGGYGGYGGYGGYGGYGGYGGYGGYGGYGGYGGYGGYGYGYPVGRAFAYHTHIKHGYGGYGGYGLGGFGYGHGYYG